CCGCCAAGTGCCACCGCTTCTCAGCGGCCGGTGTGATCGAGAAGTCCTGGGGCAGTCCCGGCAGCGGGCCGGGCGAGTTCGACCTGCCGCACGGCATCTGGGTCACCCGCGACGACCGTGTGCTCGTGGCCGACCGCGAGAACAGCCGCGTGCAAGTCTTCAATCGGGACGGCGATTTCCAGGAAGAGTGGACCGGCCTCCACCGCCCGACGGACTTCTTCGTGGACGAGGACGCCGACGCCATCTACGTCGCCCAGCTCGACGGACGCGTCTCGGTGCTCGATCTCGACGGCACGCGGATCACCCAGCTCGGCGAGCCCGGCACCGCCCCCGGCCAGTTCGGCGCCCCGCACGGCGTCTGGATCGACAACCAGGGCGCGCTCTACGTCTGCGAGGTCCAACGCGCCAACCGGCTGCACAAGTTCGTGCCGGTGTAGGACTGTCCACCAGACTTAACCGAAGCAAGGACCTTTACGAAAACTCTTGCCCTAGCACTGTAGACTCTAGTCAACTGAAGATTTGTTCACTTGCAACTGCCCTGTGGTGTTCGGACCTCGTCGAGTGCCTTGATCGCTGGGTGAGCAAGCTCCTGCGTGCCCTTCGCCGTGAGAGCATCGGTGATAAATGCGTTCCAAATATGGGACCACGACAAGAGAATCCACTTCCTCGGCTGACACCAGCAGCCGTCTATTGTCGCGTTGCCTCTCACTGGACCTTGAAGTCCGCGTCAAAGATCGACGCATCCGCGCGTTCGCGGGAGTACGTCCGGACACCGGTCAGTCTCTGACGCTCTCTGTAGAGCACAACAGACTCGCTGGTGCATTAGCCAAGCTGGACAACCTTGCCGCAGGCGCGGAGTTCCTGCTGGGCCACAACCTCATCGAATTCGACTTGCCCCATCTAAAGGCTGCGAGTCCAAGCCTCAAACTGTTGCGGCTGCCAGCGGTGGACACGCTCAGGCTTAATCCCCTGGCGTTTCCGCGCAATCCTTACCACCACCTCGTCAAGCACTACCAGGACGGCAAACTCAAGCGCGGGCGCCGAAACGACCCGGAGTTGGACGCCAGATTGACGCTTGAGGTCTTCGCCAATCAGCAAAGGGCGCTGCGCGAAGCACCGGCTGACCTCTTGACGGCCTGGCATTGGCTCACCACGCAGGAAGATGGCGCGGGATTTGACAGGGTATTCGCCTCATTGCGTGGTGCGCGAAGACCATCCGACGTAGTGGCGCATGATGCGATTCGGGCACGTTTCGCCGGCAACGCCTGTCAGACACATGCACACGACGTCATGGCGAATGTCACCCGACACGGTTGGGCGCTGGCCTATGCGCTGGCATGGATGTCAGTGTCCGGGGGCACCTCGGTAGTGCCTCCCTGGGTGCGGCATCAGTTCCCCGAAGCGGGTCGGCTGGTGCGCCGACTACGTGACTCCGCCTGCGCCGATTCCGCTTGTGGATGGTGCCGGGATCGGCACGACGCCGGCAAAGAGCTTGCCCGCTGGTTCGGTTTTTCCGATTTCCGTCCTGAGCCGACGGACGAGATTGGGCGGCCCATGCAACGGTCCATCGTCGAGGAGGCAATGGCAGGGAAGCATGTGCTCGGGATACTGCCCACCGGGGCTGGAAAGTCGCTCTGCTACCAGGTCCCAGCGCTATCCCGCTATGACAAGACCGGCGCTCTGACAGTCGTGATTTCACCTCTGGTCGCCCTCATGGCGGATCAGGTCCAAGGACTCGAAGCGAGAGGCATTGGTTCCTGCGTCACCATCAACGGGCTTCTGTCCATGCCGGAGCGATCCGATGCTCTGGACCGGGTGCGGCTGGGAGACGCCAGCATCCTGATCATCTCGCCGGAGCAGCTTCGCAGCGTGTCCACGCGCCGCGTCCTCGACCAACGCGAGATCGGCTCCTGGGTGCTGGACGAGGCCCACTGCCTCTCCAAGTGGGGCCACGACTTCCGGCCCGACTACCGTTATGTGGGCCGCTACATGCGAGAGCGAGCGGGGAAAGGGCCGGTGCCGCCGGTGCTTTGCCTGACTGCGACGGCCAAGCCCGACGTGAAGACCGAGATCGTGGACTACTTCCAGCAAGAACTCGGCATCGAGCTGAAGGTCTTCGACGGCGGCGCACGGCGTACCAACCTGGAATTCGTGGTGGTGCAGACGAGTGGCGAAGGGCAGTTCTCCGACATTCATCAGGTCATAGAGGCCGATCTGCCGACAGAGCTGCCGGGCGGCGCCATCGTCTATTGCGCGACCCGGCGGCAGGCCGAAGAGGTTGCGGAGTTCTTGCAGGCGAAAGGCATGGATGCGAACCACTTCCATGCAGGACTGCCGCCGGAGACCAAGAAGAACGTCCAGGAGCGTTTCATCCGCGGCGATCTGCGAGCCATCGTCGCCACTAACGCCTTCGGCATGGGCATCGACAAGCCGGACGTGCGGGTCGTGATCCACGCCGACATACCAGGTTCCTTGGAAAACTACCTCCAGGAAGCGGGGCGCGCCGGACGGGACCAGCAGAGGGCGCGCTGCGTGCTGCTCTTCTCAGCGGATGACGTGGAGCGGCAATTCGGCATGTCGGCCCGTTCCCGGCTTACGCGACGCGAAATCCACGGCGTGCTGAGGGCGCTGCGGAATCTCGACCGGAGGAAGCGCTTGGGCGGCGAAGTGGTGGCCACGGCGGGCGAAATCCTGGGTGAGGATGACGAGCAGGCGTTCGAGCGAGACTCCGCCACCGACGACACCCGAGTGCGCACCTCAGTGGCCTGGCTGGAGGAAGCGGTGCTGCTGACCCGGGAGGAAAACAAGGTTCAGGTGTTCCCGTCCTCTTTGCGGGTGAGTTCGGTGGAAGAGGCGAGCTTCAAGCTCGAAAAGGCGCCAATCGCGGATGCCGACCGCCGCCAACTGCTGGCCATTGCCGAGTCGCTCATCGAGGCTGACGCCGACGAAGGCATCTCCACCGACGAGTTGATGGCCGCATCGGGCCTGAACTCCGAGGGCGTGCGGGCGGCGCTCCACGATCTGGAGCGATTGGGCATCGCCCGCAACGACACGGTGTTGACGGCCTTCGTCCACACAGGGGTGCGGCGCGCCTCCCGGGCACGCTTTGAGCAGGCGACGGCACTTGAGCGAGGCCTTATCGACCTCCTGCGGGAGACGGCGCCGGACATGGAAAAGGGCGACACGTTCCCCCTGCATCTCCGCCTCGCCACCCAGCGGCTGAAGGACGACGGCCATAACTACGCGCTGCCGGAACTCCTGCGGCGCATCGTCCGCAGCATTGCCGCTGACGGCCGGGGCGAGGGCGGCGGTGGGGGAAGCCTGGGAGTGCGTGGGCGCGATGCAGAGACCGTGCAGGTGACGTTGCAGCGCGAATGGACGGCGTTGGAGAAGACCGCCGAACTGCGACGCGCGGCCGCAGGGCGTCTGTTGGACCACCTGCTTGCCTGCCTGCCGTCGGGACGCCGAGGGACGGACTTGCTGGCCGAGACGACCCTGGGAAAGCTGCGGCAGGCCATCGAGTCCGACTTGGTCCTCAAGAGCGAGGTCAGAGACCCCGCCAGGCTGATGGACCGTGCGCTTCTGTGGCTGCACGAACAGGAAGTCATACGCCTGAACAAGGGCCTGACCGTATTCCGTCCAGCCATGACCATCCGCCTGAGGCCGGAAACACGACGCTTTGCCCAGGCCGACTTCGCACCCCTCAAGCTCCACTACGACGAGCAGGTGCTGCAAATCCACGTCATGGCCGAGTATGCGGCGAAGGGTCTTGGCTCCATGGCCGACGCTCTGAGTTTGGCCATGGACTATTTCAGGTATAGCCAAGCGGAGTTTCTGAGGCGATGGCTACCCGACAGGGAGCGGGAAATCTCGCGCCAGACCACGCCCGAATCGTGGCGAGCAATCGTCGAGAGCTTGAACAATCCCATCCAGCGCCGCATCGTTGCGGACGACCGGGAGCAGACGAACGTGCTCGTGCTGGCGGGCCCGGGCTCCGGCAAGACGCGGGTGCTGGTGCACCGCATCGCCTACCTGATTCGCGCCAGGCGCGAGAAGCCTCGCGGCATCCTGGCCCTCGCCTACAACAGGCACGCAGCGGTCGAAATACGGCGACGCCTCGCGGACCTCATAGGCGACGATGCCAAGGGCGTGCTGGTGCTCACCTGCCACGCGCTGGCCATGCGGCTGGTCGGCGCTAGCTTTTCGGGGCGGGCAAATCGACTGGATGACGGTGAATTCCAGGAGATTCTCAAGCAGGCGGCTGCCTTGCTGCGTGGGGAGGGATTGCCGTCCGACGAAGCGGACGAGTATCGATCCCGATTGTTGGCTGGCTTCCGCTGGATCCTGGTGGATGAGTATCAGGACATTGGCCTCGACCAGTATGAACTGATCTCGGCTCTGGCCGGCAGAACCCTCGCGGAGGAAGACGACAGGATCAGCCTCTTCGCGGTGGGCGACGACGATCAGAACATCTACGCCTTCAACGGCTCGTCGGTGGAGTTCATACGACGTTTCGAAGCGGACTATGGAGCCAAGCCGGCCTATCTCACCGACAACTACCGCTCCACCGGACATATCGTCACGGCCGCCAACACCGTAATCGAGCCTGCCCGGCAACGGATGAAGACCGGTCACCCCATCCACGTAAACCGTGCCCGGGAGAATGACCCCCAAGGCGGGGCATGGGCTGAACGTGATCCGGTCGCCGGCGGTCGAGTGCAGATCTTGCCGGCGGGAGACGATCCCATCTCACAGGCTCAGGTAACGGTAGCCGAGCTGAAGCGGTTGTCA
The genomic region above belongs to Chloroflexota bacterium and contains:
- a CDS encoding RecQ family ATP-dependent DNA helicase; the encoded protein is MRSKYGTTTRESTSSADTSSRLLSRCLSLDLEVRVKDRRIRAFAGVRPDTGQSLTLSVEHNRLAGALAKLDNLAAGAEFLLGHNLIEFDLPHLKAASPSLKLLRLPAVDTLRLNPLAFPRNPYHHLVKHYQDGKLKRGRRNDPELDARLTLEVFANQQRALREAPADLLTAWHWLTTQEDGAGFDRVFASLRGARRPSDVVAHDAIRARFAGNACQTHAHDVMANVTRHGWALAYALAWMSVSGGTSVVPPWVRHQFPEAGRLVRRLRDSACADSACGWCRDRHDAGKELARWFGFSDFRPEPTDEIGRPMQRSIVEEAMAGKHVLGILPTGAGKSLCYQVPALSRYDKTGALTVVISPLVALMADQVQGLEARGIGSCVTINGLLSMPERSDALDRVRLGDASILIISPEQLRSVSTRRVLDQREIGSWVLDEAHCLSKWGHDFRPDYRYVGRYMRERAGKGPVPPVLCLTATAKPDVKTEIVDYFQQELGIELKVFDGGARRTNLEFVVVQTSGEGQFSDIHQVIEADLPTELPGGAIVYCATRRQAEEVAEFLQAKGMDANHFHAGLPPETKKNVQERFIRGDLRAIVATNAFGMGIDKPDVRVVIHADIPGSLENYLQEAGRAGRDQQRARCVLLFSADDVERQFGMSARSRLTRREIHGVLRALRNLDRRKRLGGEVVATAGEILGEDDEQAFERDSATDDTRVRTSVAWLEEAVLLTREENKVQVFPSSLRVSSVEEASFKLEKAPIADADRRQLLAIAESLIEADADEGISTDELMAASGLNSEGVRAALHDLERLGIARNDTVLTAFVHTGVRRASRARFEQATALERGLIDLLRETAPDMEKGDTFPLHLRLATQRLKDDGHNYALPELLRRIVRSIAADGRGEGGGGGSLGVRGRDAETVQVTLQREWTALEKTAELRRAAAGRLLDHLLACLPSGRRGTDLLAETTLGKLRQAIESDLVLKSEVRDPARLMDRALLWLHEQEVIRLNKGLTVFRPAMTIRLRPETRRFAQADFAPLKLHYDEQVLQIHVMAEYAAKGLGSMADALSLAMDYFRYSQAEFLRRWLPDREREISRQTTPESWRAIVESLNNPIQRRIVADDREQTNVLVLAGPGSGKTRVLVHRIAYLIRARREKPRGILALAYNRHAAVEIRRRLADLIGDDAKGVLVLTCHALAMRLVGASFSGRANRLDDGEFQEILKQAAALLRGEGLPSDEADEYRSRLLAGFRWILVDEYQDIGLDQYELISALAGRTLAEEDDRISLFAVGDDDQNIYAFNGSSVEFIRRFEADYGAKPAYLTDNYRSTGHIVTAANTVIEPARQRMKTGHPIHVNRARENDPQGGAWAERDPVAGGRVQILPAGDDPISQAQVTVAELKRLSGLAPNWDWSTCAVVAREWSYLDPVRSLCELEGIPVQMGNEEFTGVWHLRETQALLSWVRRRDSKLVASANLNDWLVGQPSGPWTDLLGEAIDEWGLETGGAETSVSHFIEWLAEWGREVRRRQRSLLLLTAHRAKGLEFDHVVVLDGGWDRAGRGEDADAPRRLYYVAKTRARETLALARFSGSHPLQDDLMGSSSILLRPSPTELPAAAPELTRRYRRLSLRDVFLSFAGYKHRDHPVHRAIASLSPGDRLEVRIGSNRWELLDRDGTVVGRLARGFEAPDGVRCTFARVLAVVTWDRERSEAEFRDRLQCDAWEVVVPELVFEPAS